In the Hylaeus volcanicus isolate JK05 chromosome 1, UHH_iyHylVolc1.0_haploid, whole genome shotgun sequence genome, one interval contains:
- the LOC128872082 gene encoding flotillin-2 isoform X3 → MGNVHTCGPNEALVVSGGCCGSMKKRTIVGGYAFTWWFVTDVQRLSLEVMTLNPVCENVETALGVPLTVTGVAQCKIMKADELLHTASEQFLGKSVHEIKSTILSTLEGHLRAILGTLSVEEIYKDRDQFATLVREVAAPDVGRMGIEILSFTIKDVYDDVQYLASLGKAQTAVVKRDADVGVAEANRDAGIREAECEKAAMDIKYNTDTKIEDNARLFQLQKANFDQEVNTAKAEAQLAYELQAAKIRQRIRNEEIQIEVVERRKQIEVEEQEVRRKEHELQSTVRLPAEAEHYKIGRVAEGKRTQTVNAATAEAEKIRLIGEAEAQALEAIGISEAERMRMKAAVYKKYGEAAILNIALNALPKIAAEVAAPLARTEEIVLLGGNDTTSGEITRLVGC, encoded by the exons GAGGATGTTGCGGATCGATGAAAAAGAGGACCATCGTCGGAGGCTACGCCTTCACGTGGTGGTTCGTCACCGACGTTCAACGGCTCTCTCTGGAGGTGATGACGCTGAATCCCGTTTGCGAGAACGTGGAGACAGCCCTTGGGGTGCCTTTAACCGTCACCGGGGTAGCTCAATGCAAGATCATGAAAGCTGACGAATTATTGCACACTGCCAGCGAACAATTTCTCGGGAAGAGCGTGCACGAAATCAAATCGACGATCCTCTCTACCTTGGAGGGCCATCTTCGCGCGATATTAG GCACGCTCTCGGTGGAGGAGATATACAAGGATCGAGATCAGTTCGCGACGCTCGTAAGGGAGGTCGCCGCGCCGGACGTCGGTCGCATGGGCATCGAGATCCTGTCGTTTACGATAAAGGATGTCTACGACGACGTTCAATACTTGGCGTCGCTTGGCAAGGCTCAGACCGCCGTTGTTAAACGGGACGCCGACGTTGGCGTCGCGGAGGCGAACCGCGACGCTGGCATTCGG GAAGCAGAGTGCGAGAAAGCAGCGATGGACATAAAGTACAACACCGACACAAAGATCGAAGACAACGCCAGACTCTTCCAGCTGCAGAAGGCTAACTTCGATCAGGAAGTCAACACGGCT AAAGCCGAGGCTCAGTTGGCCTACGAGCTCCAAGCGGCGAAGATAAGACAACGGAtacgaaacgaagaaattcaGATAGAAGTCGTGGAAAGGCGCAAGCAGATCGAGGTGGAGGAGCAGGAAGTCCGTCGAAAGGAACACGAGCTCCAGAGCACCGTGCGGCTTCCGGCTGAGGCCGAGCATTACAAAATCGGCAGAGTGGCCGAAGGAAAAAG GACACAGACGGTGAATGCGGCTACGGCAGAAGCTGAGAAGATTCGATTGATCGGAGAAGCTGAGGCTCAAGCTCTGGAGGCGATAGGAATATCGGAAGCTGAGCGTATGCGAATGAAGGCTGCTGTGTACAAGAAGTACGGCGAGGCAGCCATTCTGAATATCGCTCTGAACGCTCTGCCAAAG ATTGCTGCGGAGGTTGCAGCACCATTGGCCAGAACGGAGGAGATTGTTCTTCTGGGTGGAAACGACACGACCAGCGGAGAAATTACCCGCCTTGTGGG GTGTTAG
- the LOC128872082 gene encoding flotillin-2 isoform X1: MGNVHTCGPNEALVVSGGCCGSMKKRTIVGGYAFTWWFVTDVQRLSLEVMTLNPVCENVETALGVPLTVTGVAQCKIMKADELLHTASEQFLGKSVHEIKSTILSTLEGHLRAILGTLSVEEIYKDRDQFATLVREVAAPDVGRMGIEILSFTIKDVYDDVQYLASLGKAQTAVVKRDADVGVAEANRDAGIREAECEKAAMDIKYNTDTKIEDNARLFQLQKANFDQEVNTAKAEAQLAYELQAAKIRQRIRNEEIQIEVVERRKQIEVEEQEVRRKEHELQSTVRLPAEAEHYKIGRVAEGKRTQTVNAATAEAEKIRLIGEAEAQALEAIGISEAERMRMKAAVYKKYGEAAILNIALNALPKIAAEVAAPLARTEEIVLLGGNDTTSGEITRLVGQVPPAVQALTGVDLSKVLGKIPGAK; this comes from the exons GAGGATGTTGCGGATCGATGAAAAAGAGGACCATCGTCGGAGGCTACGCCTTCACGTGGTGGTTCGTCACCGACGTTCAACGGCTCTCTCTGGAGGTGATGACGCTGAATCCCGTTTGCGAGAACGTGGAGACAGCCCTTGGGGTGCCTTTAACCGTCACCGGGGTAGCTCAATGCAAGATCATGAAAGCTGACGAATTATTGCACACTGCCAGCGAACAATTTCTCGGGAAGAGCGTGCACGAAATCAAATCGACGATCCTCTCTACCTTGGAGGGCCATCTTCGCGCGATATTAG GCACGCTCTCGGTGGAGGAGATATACAAGGATCGAGATCAGTTCGCGACGCTCGTAAGGGAGGTCGCCGCGCCGGACGTCGGTCGCATGGGCATCGAGATCCTGTCGTTTACGATAAAGGATGTCTACGACGACGTTCAATACTTGGCGTCGCTTGGCAAGGCTCAGACCGCCGTTGTTAAACGGGACGCCGACGTTGGCGTCGCGGAGGCGAACCGCGACGCTGGCATTCGG GAAGCAGAGTGCGAGAAAGCAGCGATGGACATAAAGTACAACACCGACACAAAGATCGAAGACAACGCCAGACTCTTCCAGCTGCAGAAGGCTAACTTCGATCAGGAAGTCAACACGGCT AAAGCCGAGGCTCAGTTGGCCTACGAGCTCCAAGCGGCGAAGATAAGACAACGGAtacgaaacgaagaaattcaGATAGAAGTCGTGGAAAGGCGCAAGCAGATCGAGGTGGAGGAGCAGGAAGTCCGTCGAAAGGAACACGAGCTCCAGAGCACCGTGCGGCTTCCGGCTGAGGCCGAGCATTACAAAATCGGCAGAGTGGCCGAAGGAAAAAG GACACAGACGGTGAATGCGGCTACGGCAGAAGCTGAGAAGATTCGATTGATCGGAGAAGCTGAGGCTCAAGCTCTGGAGGCGATAGGAATATCGGAAGCTGAGCGTATGCGAATGAAGGCTGCTGTGTACAAGAAGTACGGCGAGGCAGCCATTCTGAATATCGCTCTGAACGCTCTGCCAAAG ATTGCTGCGGAGGTTGCAGCACCATTGGCCAGAACGGAGGAGATTGTTCTTCTGGGTGGAAACGACACGACCAGCGGAGAAATTACCCGCCTTGTGGGGCAAGTACCTCCAGCTGTTCAAGCACTGACCGGTGTAGATCTGTCAAAA GTGTTAGGGAAAATACCAGGGGCGAAGTAA
- the LOC128872082 gene encoding flotillin-2 isoform X2: MKKRTIVGGYAFTWWFVTDVQRLSLEVMTLNPVCENVETALGVPLTVTGVAQCKIMKADELLHTASEQFLGKSVHEIKSTILSTLEGHLRAILGTLSVEEIYKDRDQFATLVREVAAPDVGRMGIEILSFTIKDVYDDVQYLASLGKAQTAVVKRDADVGVAEANRDAGIREAECEKAAMDIKYNTDTKIEDNARLFQLQKANFDQEVNTAKAEAQLAYELQAAKIRQRIRNEEIQIEVVERRKQIEVEEQEVRRKEHELQSTVRLPAEAEHYKIGRVAEGKRTQTVNAATAEAEKIRLIGEAEAQALEAIGISEAERMRMKAAVYKKYGEAAILNIALNALPKIAAEVAAPLARTEEIVLLGGNDTTSGEITRLVGQVPPAVQALTGVDLSKVLGKIPGAK; the protein is encoded by the exons ATGAAAAAGAGGACCATCGTCGGAGGCTACGCCTTCACGTGGTGGTTCGTCACCGACGTTCAACGGCTCTCTCTGGAGGTGATGACGCTGAATCCCGTTTGCGAGAACGTGGAGACAGCCCTTGGGGTGCCTTTAACCGTCACCGGGGTAGCTCAATGCAAGATCATGAAAGCTGACGAATTATTGCACACTGCCAGCGAACAATTTCTCGGGAAGAGCGTGCACGAAATCAAATCGACGATCCTCTCTACCTTGGAGGGCCATCTTCGCGCGATATTAG GCACGCTCTCGGTGGAGGAGATATACAAGGATCGAGATCAGTTCGCGACGCTCGTAAGGGAGGTCGCCGCGCCGGACGTCGGTCGCATGGGCATCGAGATCCTGTCGTTTACGATAAAGGATGTCTACGACGACGTTCAATACTTGGCGTCGCTTGGCAAGGCTCAGACCGCCGTTGTTAAACGGGACGCCGACGTTGGCGTCGCGGAGGCGAACCGCGACGCTGGCATTCGG GAAGCAGAGTGCGAGAAAGCAGCGATGGACATAAAGTACAACACCGACACAAAGATCGAAGACAACGCCAGACTCTTCCAGCTGCAGAAGGCTAACTTCGATCAGGAAGTCAACACGGCT AAAGCCGAGGCTCAGTTGGCCTACGAGCTCCAAGCGGCGAAGATAAGACAACGGAtacgaaacgaagaaattcaGATAGAAGTCGTGGAAAGGCGCAAGCAGATCGAGGTGGAGGAGCAGGAAGTCCGTCGAAAGGAACACGAGCTCCAGAGCACCGTGCGGCTTCCGGCTGAGGCCGAGCATTACAAAATCGGCAGAGTGGCCGAAGGAAAAAG GACACAGACGGTGAATGCGGCTACGGCAGAAGCTGAGAAGATTCGATTGATCGGAGAAGCTGAGGCTCAAGCTCTGGAGGCGATAGGAATATCGGAAGCTGAGCGTATGCGAATGAAGGCTGCTGTGTACAAGAAGTACGGCGAGGCAGCCATTCTGAATATCGCTCTGAACGCTCTGCCAAAG ATTGCTGCGGAGGTTGCAGCACCATTGGCCAGAACGGAGGAGATTGTTCTTCTGGGTGGAAACGACACGACCAGCGGAGAAATTACCCGCCTTGTGGGGCAAGTACCTCCAGCTGTTCAAGCACTGACCGGTGTAGATCTGTCAAAA GTGTTAGGGAAAATACCAGGGGCGAAGTAA